The Sulfurimonas hydrogeniphila genome includes a window with the following:
- a CDS encoding sensor histidine kinase has product MKNKLLENFFTSGWDFKEDESELKNKFQMVNIVFLLSFAGLIFGISANILRATPALIPVETVLLLSAVGLMLALRINKKYFKVISFLMTLQYSILFLLLVYMSKPEELKHIWIFTYPIILLYFGSDRYVFFWVAAMVFFLLIAPLQPFVHVSYSLFQVTYISFVLILVSIIIYFYQKRMNEAASLIIEQKNMLKKQLDELTKKDKILSVQSKQAVMGEMISMIAHQWRQPLSTVTLNISNLQIKRLLGKEIREKEYETAFEEINNTIAYLSATIDDFQTYFHPKKEINSIEINELIQKAINFTKPRLKETYIKILYMQKNSAVINTYTNELIQVLLNILNNAVDELIAREIKDPKIIIRVQNRGDALQLEIEDNAGGIKKEHIDSIFEPYFSTKGKNGTGLGLYMSQMIMQKQFHTTIEVESENNSTVFHFTVPKKLA; this is encoded by the coding sequence ATGAAAAACAAATTGTTAGAGAACTTTTTTACCAGTGGCTGGGATTTTAAAGAAGATGAAAGTGAATTAAAAAATAAATTTCAAATGGTGAATATTGTTTTTTTACTCTCTTTTGCCGGATTGATTTTTGGGATCAGTGCAAATATTCTCAGAGCAACGCCGGCGCTTATTCCTGTAGAAACTGTCTTATTGTTGAGTGCTGTTGGACTCATGTTGGCTTTACGTATCAATAAAAAGTATTTTAAAGTCATATCTTTTTTGATGACTCTGCAGTACAGTATACTGTTTTTACTCCTGGTTTATATGAGCAAGCCTGAAGAATTAAAACATATATGGATTTTTACCTACCCTATTATTCTTCTCTACTTTGGAAGTGACAGGTATGTGTTTTTTTGGGTTGCGGCAATGGTGTTTTTCTTGCTCATCGCACCGCTACAGCCTTTTGTACATGTATCGTATTCTCTGTTTCAGGTGACGTATATCTCTTTTGTGCTTATTCTTGTAAGTATCATTATCTATTTTTATCAAAAGCGTATGAATGAAGCGGCAAGTTTAATCATTGAACAGAAAAATATGCTCAAAAAGCAGCTGGATGAACTGACGAAAAAAGATAAAATATTGTCTGTACAGTCCAAACAGGCGGTTATGGGCGAGATGATAAGCATGATAGCCCACCAATGGCGTCAGCCTCTTTCAACTGTCACCCTCAATATATCAAATTTACAGATAAAACGCCTGTTGGGAAAAGAGATCAGAGAAAAAGAATATGAAACCGCTTTTGAAGAGATAAACAATACTATTGCCTACCTTTCGGCCACGATTGATGATTTTCAAACCTATTTTCATCCCAAAAAAGAGATAAATTCCATAGAGATAAACGAGTTGATACAAAAAGCGATTAATTTTACTAAACCGAGACTCAAAGAAACATATATAAAAATTTTATATATGCAAAAAAACAGTGCAGTTATCAATACATATACCAATGAACTTATTCAGGTACTGTTGAATATTTTAAATAACGCCGTTGATGAACTTATTGCAAGAGAGATTAAAGATCCGAAAATAATTATTCGTGTACAGAACCGGGGAGATGCCTTGCAGTTAGAAATTGAAGATAATGCGGGAGGGATAAAAAAAGAGCATATTGATTCTATTTTTGAACCTTATTTCAGTACAAAAGGCAAGAATGGGACAGGACTTGGCCTTTACATGTCACAAATGATAATGCAAAAACAGTTTCATACAACAATAGAGGTTGAGAGTGAAAATAACAGTACTGTATTTCATTTTACAGTACCAAAGAAACTAGCTTAA
- a CDS encoding transaldolase: MYIEDLKFSLWADFIERDYLDKEFKELIDKKIINGATSNPAIFKNAILSSPAYKEQLASLDALSPKEKYEAVAIYDIRKAADILKPLYDKGDDGYVSIEVDPFLCDDAQATAAEGKRLFKAINRENVMIKVPATEAGYEAMQALTSVGIPVNATLIFKKSQAIYCAQAFEKGSEIYGKSVPTVISIFVSRIDRALDILLKENGIETGLTGIYNTSVIYEEIQSMNVEGCRALFASTGVKDDSLPPYYYIEKLLAYNSVNTAPVDTIKAFHAHNGSKKAALPIDKKIINRHFTQIEDTGVKMDEVLQKQIDDGLEAFKKAFQEILEAL; the protein is encoded by the coding sequence ATGTATATAGAAGATTTGAAGTTTTCATTATGGGCTGATTTTATAGAAAGAGATTACCTGGACAAAGAATTTAAAGAACTTATAGACAAAAAAATAATCAATGGAGCCACTTCGAATCCGGCAATATTTAAGAATGCAATTTTAAGCTCTCCTGCATACAAAGAGCAACTTGCATCACTGGATGCGCTTTCTCCAAAAGAAAAATATGAAGCAGTGGCAATATATGACATACGAAAAGCAGCAGATATTTTAAAACCCTTATACGACAAAGGGGATGACGGATATGTCAGTATAGAAGTTGATCCTTTTTTGTGTGATGACGCACAGGCAACTGCTGCAGAGGGAAAAAGGCTTTTTAAGGCGATAAACAGAGAAAATGTTATGATAAAAGTTCCGGCCACAGAAGCCGGATATGAAGCGATGCAGGCGTTGACATCTGTTGGAATCCCTGTGAACGCAACATTGATTTTTAAAAAATCCCAAGCCATATACTGTGCGCAGGCTTTTGAAAAAGGAAGTGAAATATATGGCAAAAGCGTGCCTACTGTTATCAGTATTTTTGTCAGCAGAATCGACCGGGCACTTGATATACTCTTAAAAGAAAACGGTATAGAAACAGGATTGACAGGCATATACAATACTTCTGTCATCTATGAAGAGATACAGAGTATGAATGTAGAGGGATGCAGGGCTCTTTTTGCCAGTACCGGAGTAAAAGACGACTCTCTGCCGCCCTATTATTACATCGAAAAACTGTTGGCGTATAACAGTGTCAATACAGCCCCTGTAGATACCATAAAAGCTTTCCATGCGCATAACGGTTCAAAAAAAGCAGCTTTGCCGATTGATAAAAAAATCATTAACAGACATTTCACACAGATAGAAGATACCGGTGTTAAAATGGATGAAGTACTGCAAAAGCAAATTGATGATGGTTTGGAAGCATTTAAAAAAGCATTCCAAGAGATATTGGAGGCATTATGA
- a CDS encoding type IV pilus twitching motility protein PilT has protein sequence MNTEVDVSKLTFEQLKKIRLHLKKMIEVGGSDLHVKANAVIRARINGNIVQFSGGILTKEDALIFAKELLKGRFAEFVEKKELDLVYPYDENNRFRVNIFFQMDGVSAVFRVIPIKIPSFEELYLPDIVKSFTQRERGLVLVTGVTGSGKSTTLAALVNEINLTKKKHIITIEDPIEFVHKDRNCIINQRSVGQDTLSFGTALRAALREDPDIILVGEMRDQETINLALHAADTGHLVFSTLHTVDAKETINRIIAQFPTDEQNRVRLSLAGVLQGVVSQRLIPTVDGKRRAALEVLVRTPTIEKLILENRDYEIRDAIEAGKEHYKSQSFDQAILDLYNEGVISKEEALNNATSASDVELKMNGLISGTMADMAEENELPKVEISSDDDDIFDLK, from the coding sequence ATGAATACAGAGGTTGATGTCAGTAAGCTGACATTTGAGCAGTTAAAAAAAATACGCCTGCATCTGAAAAAAATGATTGAGGTGGGAGGCAGTGACTTACATGTAAAGGCCAATGCTGTAATTCGGGCAAGGATTAATGGAAATATTGTCCAGTTTTCCGGTGGTATTTTAACAAAAGAGGATGCCCTGATATTTGCAAAAGAACTTTTAAAAGGGCGTTTTGCCGAGTTTGTTGAAAAAAAAGAACTCGATTTGGTATATCCTTATGATGAAAACAATCGTTTCCGTGTCAATATATTTTTTCAGATGGACGGAGTGTCGGCAGTATTTCGTGTGATTCCTATCAAAATTCCTTCATTTGAAGAACTCTATTTACCGGATATTGTCAAAAGTTTTACACAAAGAGAAAGAGGCTTGGTTCTTGTGACGGGTGTGACCGGAAGCGGTAAGTCTACAACACTTGCAGCACTTGTCAATGAGATTAATCTTACTAAGAAAAAGCATATAATTACCATTGAAGATCCGATCGAATTTGTGCACAAGGACAGAAACTGTATCATCAATCAGCGTTCTGTAGGCCAGGATACCCTCTCTTTTGGAACAGCTCTGCGTGCAGCACTTCGTGAAGACCCTGATATTATTCTGGTAGGGGAAATGCGGGATCAGGAGACGATAAACCTTGCCCTGCACGCGGCAGACACCGGTCACCTTGTTTTTTCAACACTGCATACAGTGGATGCGAAAGAGACGATCAACCGTATAATTGCCCAGTTCCCGACAGATGAGCAAAATCGTGTGCGTCTTTCACTTGCAGGTGTTTTGCAGGGAGTAGTTTCTCAAAGGCTGATACCTACTGTAGACGGAAAGCGCCGCGCCGCTCTTGAAGTACTGGTACGGACTCCGACAATTGAAAAACTTATTTTGGAAAACAGAGATTACGAAATTCGTGATGCAATTGAAGCAGGAAAAGAGCATTACAAATCACAAAGTTTTGACCAGGCTATTCTGGATCTCTACAATGAAGGTGTTATTTCCAAAGAAGAAGCGCTTAACAATGCGACGAGTGCTTCTGATGTAGAACTGAAAATGAACGGACTTATAAGCGGGACAATGGCAGATATGGCTGAAGAAAATGAACTGCCAAAAGTTGAAATATCTTCTGACGATGATGATATTTTTGATTTAAAGTAA
- a CDS encoding 50S ribosomal protein L25/general stress protein Ctc, translated as MLEGIVRESIGKKGTKALRRDGYLIANIYGKGLENINAAFKENEYIRTVRNKNTLAFPVSIDGKEMQVVVQAYESHPVTGKLLHVDLMVAQPGVVTHYMVPVEAVGDSIGVKNKGLVNISKRRLRVKAKIEDLPKAITIDVTDMDIGDAKLIRDIEVTENVQFTDADRVAVLSIIKAK; from the coding sequence ATGTTAGAAGGTATAGTTAGAGAGAGTATTGGCAAAAAGGGCACAAAAGCGCTTCGCCGTGATGGTTATCTAATTGCGAATATTTACGGAAAAGGGCTTGAAAATATCAATGCTGCATTTAAAGAAAATGAGTATATCCGTACTGTTCGTAATAAAAACACATTGGCATTTCCTGTTTCAATTGATGGAAAAGAGATGCAGGTTGTTGTTCAGGCATATGAGTCTCATCCGGTAACAGGAAAACTTTTACATGTAGATTTAATGGTGGCACAGCCAGGTGTTGTAACACACTATATGGTTCCTGTTGAAGCGGTCGGTGATTCAATCGGTGTGAAAAACAAAGGACTTGTAAATATTTCAAAAAGACGTTTGAGAGTCAAAGCAAAGATTGAAGATTTACCAAAAGCAATTACAATTGATGTAACAGATATGGATATTGGCGACGCTAAGCTTATTCGTGACATCGAAGTAACTGAAAATGTACAATTTACAGATGCTGACCGTGTTGCCGTACTAAGTATTATCAAAGCTAAGTAG
- the pth gene encoding aminoacyl-tRNA hydrolase yields MLIVGLGNPGSDYEATRHNIGFMVIDELIRRHNASKISSSSFQGELYKFQNHFLLKPLTYMNLSGESVVKVKQFYKIEDVVVIHDDLDLPFGALRFKKGGGHGGHNGLKSIDSKISREYVRVRMGIAKPAHKGEVASYVLSPFSATEQKCLSEWIDKCCDAVEFLLTHSLEETRCKYSQKAMEC; encoded by the coding sequence ATGCTTATAGTTGGGCTGGGAAACCCTGGATCCGACTATGAGGCTACACGCCATAATATCGGTTTTATGGTTATAGATGAACTGATTCGTCGTCATAATGCCAGTAAGATTTCCTCCTCATCATTTCAAGGTGAACTCTATAAATTTCAAAATCATTTTTTATTAAAACCATTGACATATATGAATCTTTCCGGAGAATCTGTTGTAAAAGTAAAGCAGTTTTACAAAATCGAAGATGTCGTTGTAATACATGATGATTTGGATCTTCCCTTTGGTGCCTTACGTTTTAAAAAAGGCGGAGGACATGGCGGGCACAACGGTCTTAAATCAATAGATTCAAAAATATCCCGTGAATATGTCAGAGTAAGAATGGGCATAGCAAAACCAGCGCATAAGGGAGAAGTGGCCTCTTATGTATTAAGCCCTTTCAGTGCAACAGAACAAAAATGTCTGTCGGAATGGATAGATAAATGTTGTGATGCAGTGGAGTTTTTACTGACACATTCATTGGAAGAGACAC